A portion of the Tachysurus vachellii isolate PV-2020 chromosome 14, HZAU_Pvac_v1, whole genome shotgun sequence genome contains these proteins:
- the gpia gene encoding glucose-6-phosphate isomerase a — translation MGLTKDPNYKKLEQWYKSNAGTLNMREMFDEDKDRFSKFSVTLETDDGDLLLDYSKNLINEDVLNLLLDMARSLGVEAARERMFAGEKINFTEGRAVLHVALRNRSNTPVLVDGKDVMSEVNRVLEKMKGFCHRVRSGAWKGFSGKAITDVVNIGIGGSDLGPLMVTEALKPYSKGGPNVWFVSNIDGTHMAKTLAQLNAETTLFIIASKTFTTQETITNAESAKEWFLQTAKDASAVAKHFVALSTNAPKVRDFGIDTENMFEFWDWVGGRYSLWSAIGLSIALHVGFDNFEQLLAGAHWMDKHFCSAPLEKNVPVLLALLGVWYINFFQAETHAMLPYDQYMHRFAAYFQQGDMESNGKYISKNGTRVNYHTGPIVWGEPGTNGQHAFYQLIHQGTRMIPADFLIPAQSQHPIRDNLHHKILMANFLAQTEALMKGKTTDEARKELEAAGMSGDALERLLPHKVFQGNKPSNSIIFKKLTPFMLGAMIAMYEHKIFVQGVMWNINSYDQWGVELGKQLAKKIEPELQDDSEVHTHDSSTNGLIGFFKKNRA, via the exons ATGGGGCTGACAAAGGATCCTAACTACAAGAAACTGGAGCAATGGTACAAATCAAACGCCGGAACCTTGAACATGAGAGAGATGTTTGATGAAGACAAGGACAGGTTCTCAAAATTCAG TGTAACCCTTGAGACTGATGACGGTGACTTACTTTTGGATTATTCAAAGAATCTCATCAATGAAGATGTTCTGAATTTGCTGCTGGACATG GCGAGGTCACTGGGAGTGGAGGCAGCCAGGGAGCGCATGTTTGCTGGAGAAAAGATCAACTTTACTGAG ggCCGAGCTGTTCTTCATGTTGCCCTGAGGAACCGCAGTAACACCCCAGTCCTGGTGGATGGGAAAGATGTCATGTCTGAGGTGAACAGAGTCCTGGAGAAAATGAAGGGGTTCTGCCAT AGAGTGCGCAGTGGAGCATGGAAAGGCTTCAGTGGTAAAGCCATCACTGATGTTGTGAACATTGGCATTGGTGGATCTGACCTG GGTCCGTTGATGGTGACCGAGGCTCTGAAGCCTTATTCTAAAGGTGGCCCAAATGTCTGGTTCGTGTCCAACATTGATGGGACACACATGGCTAAGACTTTAGCTCAGCTGAATGCAGAAACCACCCTCTTTATTATTGCATCCAAG ACTTTCACCACACAGGAGACAATCACTAACGCCGAGTCAGCTAAGGAATGGTTCCTGCAGACAGCCAAGGAC GCTTCTGCTGTGGCCAAACACTTTGTGGCTCTCTCCACCAATGCG cccAAAGTGAGAGACTTCGGTATCGACACGGAGAACATGTTTGAGTTCTGGGAT TGGGTTGGTGGCCGTTATTCGCTGTGGTCTGCTATTGGTTTGTCTATCGCTCTGCACGTAG GGTTCGACAACTTCGAGCAGCTTCTAGCCGGTGCCCACTGGATG GATAAACACTTCTGCTCAGCTCCACTGGAGAAGAACGTTCCTGTGCTGCTTGCCTTGCTCGGTGTTTGGTACATCAACTTCTTCCAGGCTGAGACTCATGCTATGTTGCCCTATGACCAGTATATGCACCGCTTTGCAGCTTATTTCCAGCAG GGTGACATGGAGTCTAACGGAAAGTACATCAGCAAGAATGGAACCCGTGTGAACTACCACACAGGACCAATCGTATGGGGAGAACCGGGGACAAACGGCCAGCATGCTTTCTACCAGCTCATTCACCAAG GAACTCGTATGATTCCAGCTGACTTCCTCATACCTGCTCAATCTCAGCATCCAATCAGGGATAATCTGCATCATaag ATCCTGATGGCCAACTTCCTGGCTCAGACGGAGGCTCTGATGAAGGGAAAGACAACGGATGAAGCCAGAAAGGAGCTGGAGGCTGCTGGCATGAGCGGCGATGCTCTGGAGCGACTTCTGCCACATAAAGTATTCCAAGGAAACAAGCCAAGCAACTCGATCATCTTCAAGAAGTTGACACCTTTCATGCTGGGAGCCATGATTG CCATGTATGAGCACAAAATCTTTGTGCAAGGTGTGATGTGGAATATCAACAGTTATGACCAGTGGGG TGTGGAGCTGGGTAAACAGCTGGCTAAGAAGATCGAGCCTGAGTTGCAGGACGATTCGGAGGTCCACACTCACGACTCCTCCACCAACGGGCTCATCGGCTTCTTCAAGAAAAATCGTGCATGA
- the snx20 gene encoding sorting nexin-20, whose protein sequence is MDSDSQLLNLRNDHGMENRQCFSTEQVEQTPIDTAAGVSASCLTTAELQQHWRAVKQEIRSVKLLFQIPSTRTIEHPTSRYVVYQIIMIRSGSYDYKHVTIERRYSEFLHLHHELLQDFNEELEDVTLPKKRLTGNFSEENINERRVTLCDYLTQLYSRSYIRHSPAFIAFFTHTELKTAYDLLRGGQYSQALVILQNALVLQEKLCSHNLSLLVPTLCALLVCQRDLEDFHTAFQTGHRALPGVRRYGQHSYRTPLLEAMVDLGYKLQHPVAQLQEELIRVQNSPHGPESKMSLKQLVVQEFT, encoded by the exons ATGGATTCTGACTCTCAGCTACTCAACTTGAGGAATGATCATGGAATGGAAAACAGGCAATGTTTTAGCACTGAGCAAGTAGAGCAGACACCAATTGATACAG CTGCAGGTGTCAGTGCCTCCTGTCTCACTACAGCAGAGCTTCAGCAGCATTGGAGGGCAGTGAAACAAGAGATTAGGTCTGTCAAGCTGTTGTTTCAGATCCCATCTACCCGTACGATAGAACACCCAACATCCAGATATGTG GTGTATCAGATAATAATGATCAGATCAGGGAGTTATGATTATAAGCATGTGACCATCGAGCGCCGCTACTCAGAGTTCCTCCACCTGCACCATGAGCTCCTTCAGGACTTCAACGAGGAGCTTGAGGATGTCACCTTGCCCAAAAAAAGACTGACGGGCAACTTCTCAGAAGAGAACATCAACGAAAGGCGTGTGACTCTCTGTGACTATCTGACCCAGCTGTACTCTCGGAGCTACATCCGCCACTCACCTGCTTTTATAGCATTCTTCACTCACACTGAGCTTAAGACTGCCTATGATCTGTTGCGTGGAGGCCAGTATTCTCAAGCCCTAGTGATCCTGCAGAATGCACTAGTGCTCCAGGAGAAACTGTGTTCTCATAATTTGTCCTTGCTTGTGCCAACACTGTGTGCACTGCTGGTGTGCCAGCGAGACCTTGAGGATTTCCACACAGCTTTCCAGACTGGTCACAGGGCACTGCCAGGAGTAAGGCGCTATGGACAGCACAGCTATCGTACACCGCTGCTGGAGGCCATGGTCGATCTGGGGTATAAATTACAGCACCCTGTGGCTCAGTTACAAGAGGAGCTCATCAGAGTTCAAAACTCACCACATGGACCTGAgtcaaaaatgtcattaaaacaaCTTGTGGTGCAAGAGTTTACATAA
- the mphosph6 gene encoding M-phase phosphoprotein 6, translating into MANDGATKLSKNLLRMKFMQRGLDAEVKKQLEEEERRIINDEHWYLDLPELKAKESFIVEERSYVPCEDLVYGRMSFKGFNPDVEKLMVLMNAPKEEDEEVEEKDMSRMDTDITDEEMAMRYGSLVESMKRKFAKKRDRTSQKNEDVNHDVGETKAKKVFLKPQD; encoded by the exons ATGGCAAACGACGGCGCAACAAAACTGTCTAAAAATCTTTTACGGATGAAG TTCATGCAAAGAGGCCTTGATGCAGAGGTAAAGAAACAACTCGAGGAGGAAGAAAGGAGGATTATAAACGACGAACATTGGTATTTGGACCTTCCTGAGCTTAAAGCAAAAGA GAGCTTCATTGTTGAAGAAAGAAGTTATGTCCCATGTGAAGACTTGGTTTATGGGAGGATGTCATTTAAGGGATTCAATCCTGATGTTGAG AAGCTGATGGTTTTAATGAACGCTCCCaaagaagaggatgaagaggtgGAGGAGAAGGATATGAGTCGAATGGACACAGATATTACAGATGAGGAGATGGCCATGAG ATATGGAAGCCTTGTTGAAAGCATGAAAAgaaaatttgcaaaaaaaagggACCGCACATCTCAGAAGAATGAGGACGTCAACCATGATGTTGGAGAGACAAAAGCCAAGAAAGTTTTCTTAAAGCCTCAGGACTGA
- the hsd17b2 gene encoding estradiol 17-beta-dehydrogenase 2: MSQGVLVRMETSGMELWLCVLIVATSGALQMVGWSRSRLSWSVGLVVVEVMLCYWISNLSVAVILLSVCCGCCLIHFSAGRKEFRLPVQGKAVLITGCDSGFGHELAKILDKAGMKVYAGVLEEFGPGAQNLREVSSSLLTILQMDITNINQISEAHKLIKSQIGETGLWGLVNNAGVLGHICDGELLPMRILRKILNVNFIAGVEVTKVFLPLLRQAKGRVVCVSSMSGEVPFPGFSAYGASKAAVISYYGALRQEMSKWGVKVVIIQPGAFKTNILGNQEEWCNIEKEILRTQPLEVIDAYGEEYICSMHQHLSNLTAQSCADFRPVLDDIQHALLSEKPGAFYHPGHMAWAFPFLQRICPTWLFDAIFAQIFTYGRLCPAALASKR; encoded by the exons ATGTCACAAGGTGTGCTGGTGAGAATGGAGACAAGTGGAATGGAGCTCTGGCTGTGCGTGTTGATCGTTGCTACCAGTGGCGCACTCCAGATGGTGGGATGGAGTAGAAGTCGCTTGTCATGGTCAGTGGGGCttgtggtggtggaggtgatgCTGTGTTATTGGATATCGAATTTAAGTGTGGCAGTGATACTGCTCAGTGTCTGCTGTGGCTGCTGTTTGATCCACTTCAGTGCAGGAAGAAAAGAGTTCAGGTTGCCTGTACAAGGCAAAGCCGTGCTCATTACAG gttGTGACTCTGGTTTTGGCCATGAGCTTGCTAAAATCCTGGACAAAGCTGGGATGAAGGTATATGCCGGAGTGCTGGAGGAGTTTGGACCTGGTGCACAGAACCTCAGGGAAGTTTCATCTTCACTGCTTACCATCCTACAGATGGATATCACAAACATCAACCAAATCTCTGAAGCACATAAACTTATCAAGAGTCAAATAGGAGAGACAG GTCTTTGGGGACTGGTGAACAATGCAGGCGTGCTGGGACATATATGTGATGGAGAACTTCTTCCCATGAGAATATTAAGAAAAATCCTGAATGTGAATTTTATTGCTGGTGTGGAGGTGACCAAAGTTTTCCTGCCTTTGTTAAGACAAGCAAAAGgaagggttgtgtgtgtatccagCATGTCAG GAGAAGTTCCCTTCCCTGGTTTTTCTGCATATGGTGCATCTAAGGCAGCTGTGATTTCTTACTACGGAGCTCTGAGACAGGAAATGTCCAAATGGGGTGTAAAAGTGGTCATTATTCAGCCAGGGGCCTTCAAGACGA ATATTTTAGGCAATCAAGAGGAATGGTGTAACATTGAAAAGGAGATCCTCAGAACCCAGCCCCTAGAGGTAATAGATGCATATGGAGAAGAGTACATCTGCTCTATGCATCAGCATTTAAGTAATTTGACTGCTCAAAGCTGTGCTGATTTCAGGCCAGTTCTAGATGATATACAACACGCATTACTCTCAGAAAAGCCAGGGGCCTTTTATCACCCGGGACACATGGCCTGGGCATTTCCGTTCCTGCAAAGGATCTGCCCTACATGGCTGTTTGATGCCATTTTTgcacaaatatttacatatggCAGGCTCTGTCCAGCAGCCCTGGCTTCCAAAAGATGA